From one Fimbriimonadaceae bacterium genomic stretch:
- a CDS encoding 16S rRNA (uracil(1498)-N(3))-methyltransferase, producing the protein MFVPGADGARPIPLPKAEVDKLRRVLRLEQGAHLAVLPGDGTLIRCELRGPEAIPLEVASPETESPRHVTIAQALPKGDRLDSIVRCCTEIGVAAFVLFPSDRSVVKWDEAKLAGRLERFRTVAREAAEQSFRTRVPTIEYASSLSEVLARHPDATVLSEVEGTVSPLRAEGEDARVVVVGPEGGWAPRELEQIGGRGVTLGPRVLRVDTAAIAAAALLLLAPETD; encoded by the coding sequence GTGTTCGTTCCGGGCGCCGACGGCGCCCGCCCCATTCCGTTGCCCAAAGCCGAAGTGGACAAGCTTCGCCGGGTCCTTCGACTCGAGCAGGGGGCGCATCTCGCCGTCCTGCCGGGCGACGGCACGCTCATCCGTTGCGAGTTGAGGGGCCCTGAGGCCATTCCTCTGGAGGTCGCATCGCCCGAGACGGAGAGCCCTCGGCACGTCACGATCGCGCAGGCGCTTCCCAAGGGCGACCGCCTCGATTCGATCGTGCGTTGCTGCACGGAGATCGGCGTCGCGGCGTTCGTGCTGTTTCCCTCCGATCGCAGCGTGGTGAAGTGGGACGAGGCCAAGCTCGCCGGGAGGTTGGAGCGCTTTCGAACGGTGGCGCGCGAGGCGGCCGAGCAGAGCTTCCGCACGCGTGTCCCGACCATCGAGTACGCCTCGAGTCTCAGCGAGGTGCTGGCGCGGCACCCGGATGCGACGGTGTTGTCGGAGGTGGAGGGCACGGTGTCGCCGCTGCGCGCCGAAGGGGAGGATGCGCGCGTCGTCGTGGTGGGTCCCGAAGGGGGGTGGGCACCCCGCGAACTCGAACAGATCGGCGGCCGCGGGGTGACCCTCGGGCCACGCGTCCTTCGGGTGGACACCGCGGCGATCGCCGCCGCCGCCCTGCTGCTACTGGCGCCCGAAACGGACTAG
- a CDS encoding Gfo/Idh/MocA family oxidoreductase gives MSKQTLSVALIGYQFMGKAHSNAYRQVGRYFDLPVEVRMKTLCGRTEPAVRDAASRLGWEEIATDWRRVLEDPEIDIVDVATPGDSHAEISIAAAQAGKAVFCEKPLANTLPEAEAMLAAVREAKVPHAIFHNYRKAPAVALAKQMIQDGRLGTLHHMRAVYLQDWIADPNFPLVWRLQKERAGSGAHGDINAHIIDLGRHLVGEFSEVSGLMHTFVKRRPLPGKIDDRLGAAASTEMGDVTVDDAAAFLARFENGAIGTFEATRFAVGRKNHNRFEINGSKGSVVFNLERMNELEFYDNTDPEGLHGFRTIQVTEGVHPYAGHYWPPGHIIGYEHTFVNLVADALEAMHAGRAISPSFEDGVLNQCVLDAVERSAGTKSWVSLPAG, from the coding sequence ATGAGCAAGCAGACGCTTTCCGTGGCCCTGATCGGCTACCAGTTCATGGGCAAGGCGCACAGCAACGCCTATCGCCAAGTCGGCCGCTACTTCGACCTCCCGGTGGAGGTCCGCATGAAGACCCTTTGCGGGCGCACCGAGCCCGCGGTGCGCGACGCAGCGTCCCGTCTGGGTTGGGAGGAAATCGCCACCGACTGGCGGCGCGTCCTTGAAGATCCCGAGATCGACATCGTGGACGTGGCGACCCCGGGCGACAGCCACGCCGAGATCTCGATCGCGGCCGCGCAGGCGGGCAAGGCCGTGTTCTGTGAGAAGCCCTTGGCGAACACCTTGCCCGAAGCCGAGGCGATGCTGGCGGCGGTGCGGGAGGCGAAAGTGCCGCACGCGATCTTCCACAACTACCGCAAGGCGCCGGCCGTGGCCCTCGCCAAGCAGATGATTCAGGACGGACGCCTCGGCACCCTTCACCATATGCGGGCGGTCTACCTGCAGGACTGGATCGCCGATCCCAACTTCCCCCTCGTGTGGCGCCTCCAGAAGGAGCGCGCAGGCAGCGGGGCCCACGGCGACATCAACGCCCACATCATCGATCTCGGCCGCCATCTCGTCGGCGAGTTCAGCGAGGTGAGCGGCCTGATGCACACTTTCGTGAAGCGGCGGCCCTTGCCGGGCAAGATCGACGACCGCCTTGGCGCGGCCGCGTCGACCGAGATGGGGGACGTCACGGTGGACGATGCCGCGGCCTTCCTCGCGCGCTTCGAGAACGGGGCGATCGGCACGTTCGAGGCCACGCGGTTCGCCGTGGGGCGGAAGAACCACAACCGATTCGAAATCAACGGCTCCAAGGGCTCGGTCGTATTCAACCTCGAGCGGATGAACGAACTGGAGTTCTACGACAACACCGACCCCGAAGGGCTTCACGGGTTCCGCACGATCCAGGTCACCGAGGGCGTGCACCCTTACGCCGGCCACTACTGGCCTCCGGGACACATCATCGGCTACGAGCACACCTTCGTCAACCTCGTTGCGGACGCCCTTGAGGCGATGCACGCGGGTCGGGCGATCAGCCCGAGTTTCGAGGATGGCGTCCTGAACCAATGCGTACTGGATGCGGTCGAACGAAGCGCCGGGACGAAGAGCTGGGTGAGCCTTCCGGCCGGTTAG
- a CDS encoding PEP-CTERM sorting domain-containing protein, which translates to MARPVFLLALLATSVSAFAIAPDNGATTSFEFVGQIGGASGVAIGLRSVITAKHVGGMGFSVGGNSYTAVSRINHPTLDLSILNFDTDLPGFYAIGNASPLGSTLTLVGYGQTGVLNATGDGYTITGGGGVRRMGTSSLDGKQFVNDFGPSLLSFLVENGDGVLVAGDSGGGFFIGNQLVGVNSFVFTTNENLPAYGFASQNGGTPYYGSGGIDLTDPGVRAWVNSAVPEPATMLGLGLGLAALARRRRR; encoded by the coding sequence ATGGCACGCCCGGTCTTCTTGCTAGCACTCCTTGCCACGTCCGTCTCCGCTTTCGCGATCGCCCCGGACAACGGAGCCACGACCTCGTTCGAATTCGTGGGCCAGATCGGTGGGGCCTCAGGCGTCGCGATCGGCCTTCGCAGCGTCATCACGGCCAAACACGTCGGCGGGATGGGCTTCAGCGTGGGCGGCAACAGCTACACGGCCGTATCCCGCATCAACCACCCGACCTTGGATCTGTCGATCCTCAATTTCGACACCGACCTCCCCGGCTTCTATGCGATCGGAAACGCATCCCCGTTGGGGTCCACACTCACTCTGGTGGGGTACGGCCAGACGGGCGTGCTGAACGCGACGGGCGACGGCTACACCATCACCGGCGGCGGCGGGGTGCGGCGTATGGGGACGAGCTCCCTCGACGGCAAGCAGTTCGTAAACGACTTCGGCCCCAGCCTGTTGAGCTTCCTGGTTGAGAACGGGGATGGCGTGCTGGTCGCCGGGGATTCCGGCGGCGGATTCTTCATCGGAAACCAGTTGGTCGGCGTGAACTCGTTCGTCTTCACCACCAATGAAAACCTGCCCGCGTACGGCTTCGCGTCGCAAAACGGCGGCACGCCGTACTACGGAAGCGGCGGAATCGATTTGACCGACCCGGGCGTCCGCGCCTGGGTGAACTCGGCCGTACCCGAACCCGCGACGATGCTCGGTCTGGGACTGGGTCTTGCCGCCCTGGCCCGAAGAAGGCGCCGCTAA
- the dusB gene encoding tRNA dihydrouridine synthase DusB: MATPVQAPWSGFAVGPVRVDPPVLLAPMEDVSNLAFRLIAKRIAGPGLMFTEFVSAMAVHYNARKSLKKMRIEDSERPLGIQIFGGEPDVMAETARIAESMGADLIDINMGCWVPKVCRTGSGAALLKDPQAAERIVSAVVGAVRVPVTVKVRAGWDYELFAAPELARRFEGAGARMLTLHARFAKQGFEGEADWKLIEELREAIQIPLIGNGDVKAPEDALKMLRETGCNGVMVGRAAISNPWALARIVAGVEGRALPPAPTLDQRIEVALEHVRLMIRNEAECDGWEETLRCPHYEESELRAVRALRGQLPMYIKGEHGAAQARARITACSTYAEVCDELERFAASVREHSEEASEETGPDAGNVGRQP, encoded by the coding sequence GTGGCTACCCCCGTGCAAGCCCCATGGAGTGGATTCGCCGTCGGCCCCGTCCGGGTCGACCCGCCCGTGCTGCTCGCCCCCATGGAAGACGTCAGCAACCTCGCTTTTCGGCTGATCGCGAAGCGCATCGCGGGGCCGGGGCTCATGTTCACCGAGTTCGTCTCGGCCATGGCCGTGCACTACAACGCGCGCAAGTCGCTCAAGAAGATGCGGATCGAGGACTCCGAGCGCCCCCTGGGCATCCAGATCTTCGGGGGCGAGCCGGACGTCATGGCCGAAACCGCGCGCATCGCCGAGTCGATGGGAGCGGACCTGATCGACATCAACATGGGGTGTTGGGTGCCGAAGGTGTGCCGCACCGGATCCGGCGCGGCGCTCCTCAAGGACCCGCAAGCGGCCGAACGCATCGTCTCCGCGGTGGTCGGGGCCGTTCGGGTTCCGGTGACGGTCAAGGTGCGGGCGGGCTGGGACTACGAGCTGTTCGCGGCGCCCGAGCTGGCGCGCCGATTCGAGGGGGCGGGTGCCAGGATGCTCACGCTCCATGCCCGATTCGCCAAACAGGGTTTCGAGGGCGAAGCGGATTGGAAGCTGATCGAGGAGTTGCGGGAAGCGATCCAGATTCCCTTGATCGGAAACGGGGACGTGAAGGCCCCCGAAGACGCCCTGAAGATGCTGCGGGAGACCGGTTGCAACGGCGTGATGGTGGGCCGCGCGGCCATCAGCAACCCGTGGGCGCTTGCCCGCATCGTGGCGGGTGTCGAGGGCCGTGCCCTTCCTCCCGCGCCCACCTTGGACCAGCGGATCGAAGTGGCGCTCGAACACGTGCGGCTGATGATCCGCAACGAGGCGGAGTGCGACGGCTGGGAGGAGACGCTGCGGTGTCCCCACTACGAGGAGTCGGAATTGCGGGCGGTGCGCGCCCTTCGGGGGCAGTTGCCGATGTACATCAAAGGCGAACATGGGGCCGCCCAGGCCCGCGCACGCATCACCGCCTGCAGCACCTACGCGGAGGTGTGCGACGAGTTGGAGCGGTTCGCGGCCTCCGTGCGCGAGCACTCAGAAGAGGCTTCGGAGGAAACGGGTCCAGACGCGGGGAACGTCGGGCGCCAACCGTAG
- a CDS encoding glycosyltransferase: protein MARVSVCAAVFNGAETLEQALASVRAQTYQDFELVVLDDGSTDASASIAEAAGARVLRQSNRGLGEARRRLVEEAKGDLVAFIDHDDFWTPDKLDRQVAEQRRTGTVMVHSDCWYLYEDGREVARDLRLPQDAFSFDHIVPSNLVIASSAVFDRAAMLDAGNFVADTVRCSDWYGWFLLASRGSFAHIPEKHVRYQVLSSSLANAGYRFHDAQRHLLEAHILPRFETLFAGVPEAKRRSYRRALERNVGIAHSSMAKHLAKQGDRAAARRHHREALRLAPDVPRVWTRFLRSLF, encoded by the coding sequence ATGGCCCGGGTCAGCGTGTGCGCGGCGGTGTTCAACGGTGCCGAAACGCTCGAACAGGCACTGGCCTCCGTGCGCGCCCAGACGTACCAGGACTTCGAGCTGGTCGTCCTCGACGACGGCTCGACCGATGCCAGCGCGTCGATCGCCGAAGCGGCCGGAGCGAGGGTCCTTCGGCAGTCCAACCGCGGACTCGGAGAGGCCCGAAGAAGGCTCGTCGAGGAGGCGAAGGGCGATCTCGTGGCGTTCATCGACCACGACGACTTCTGGACGCCCGACAAGCTGGATCGCCAGGTGGCCGAGCAACGGCGTACGGGGACCGTGATGGTCCATTCCGATTGCTGGTATTTGTACGAGGACGGCCGCGAGGTCGCCCGCGATCTTCGACTTCCCCAAGACGCGTTCTCCTTCGACCACATCGTGCCGAGCAACCTCGTGATCGCCAGCTCGGCCGTCTTCGACCGCGCGGCGATGCTCGACGCCGGCAACTTCGTGGCGGACACGGTGCGCTGCTCCGATTGGTACGGGTGGTTTCTGCTGGCGAGCCGGGGTTCGTTCGCGCACATCCCCGAAAAGCACGTCCGCTACCAAGTGCTTTCCAGCTCGCTCGCCAACGCGGGTTACCGATTCCACGACGCGCAAAGGCACCTGCTCGAGGCCCACATCCTCCCGCGGTTCGAAACGTTGTTCGCCGGGGTCCCAGAGGCGAAGCGGCGTTCTTATCGGAGGGCGCTTGAACGGAACGTCGGGATCGCCCACTCTTCGATGGCCAAGCACCTTGCCAAGCAGGGGGATCGAGCGGCGGCCAGGCGTCACCACCGAGAGGCGCTACGGTTGGCGCCCGACGTTCCCCGCGTCTGGACCCGTTTCCTCCGAAGCCTCTTCTGA
- a CDS encoding proline dehydrogenase family protein has protein sequence MLSRTLVLKVASWSLVEHIVRKTFLFRSLVKRFVAGDTLDEVIPVCEDLVARGFFTTLDLLGENVKSVEAAVAAKNAYIEMLRRIGQSPCRPRTNISIKLTQCGFDQGDELTEAHYREVLDFAQAMDECFVRVDMESSAYTERTLRLVEKVWSDYKNTGTVLQSALYRTPQDAQQLIDLGIRVRLVKGAYLEPERVAYQDKSKVDEAFVDVAKKLMLEGNYPAIATHDEAIIDQLLAFAKERKIESERFEFQMLLGIRRDLQEKLREAGYHVRIYVPFGESWYPYFSRRLAERPANMFFILKSLLKG, from the coding sequence ATGTTGTCCCGCACTCTCGTTCTCAAGGTCGCGAGCTGGTCGCTCGTCGAGCACATTGTTCGCAAGACCTTCCTCTTTCGAAGTCTGGTCAAGCGGTTTGTCGCGGGCGACACCCTCGACGAGGTGATTCCGGTCTGCGAAGACCTCGTCGCGCGGGGGTTCTTCACCACACTGGACCTGCTCGGCGAGAACGTCAAGTCCGTGGAGGCCGCAGTCGCGGCGAAGAACGCGTACATCGAGATGTTGCGGCGAATCGGGCAGAGCCCATGCCGCCCCCGGACCAATATCTCGATCAAGCTCACCCAGTGCGGCTTCGACCAAGGGGACGAGCTTACGGAGGCGCACTACCGCGAGGTGCTGGACTTCGCTCAGGCGATGGACGAGTGCTTCGTGCGCGTCGACATGGAGTCCTCCGCGTATACCGAACGCACCTTGCGTCTCGTCGAGAAGGTGTGGTCCGACTACAAGAACACCGGAACGGTGCTCCAGTCGGCGCTGTACCGCACGCCCCAGGATGCGCAACAGTTGATCGACCTCGGAATCCGCGTGCGTTTGGTGAAGGGCGCCTACCTGGAACCGGAGCGGGTGGCCTACCAGGACAAGTCCAAGGTGGACGAGGCGTTCGTAGACGTGGCGAAGAAGCTGATGCTCGAGGGGAACTACCCGGCCATCGCCACGCACGACGAAGCGATCATCGACCAACTGCTCGCGTTCGCCAAGGAGAGGAAGATCGAGTCGGAGCGATTCGAGTTTCAGATGCTCCTCGGTATTCGGCGCGACCTCCAAGAGAAGCTGCGGGAGGCGGGCTACCACGTGCGGATCTACGTGCCTTTCGGGGAGAGCTGGTACCCGTATTTCTCGCGCCGCCTGGCGGAGCGCCCGGCGAATATGTTCTTCATTCTGAAGTCGCTGCTCAAGGGCTGA
- the dapA gene encoding 4-hydroxy-tetrahydrodipicolinate synthase, with amino-acid sequence MGAFSGPREWGRLLTAMLTPFGKDGKVDFKEAARLAVYLVDEQRNDGLVVNGTTGESPTLREDEKFRLLETVLGAVGDRAAVLFGSGTYNTEESIHLTREAERRGAHGIMLVNPYYNRPGQNGLYAHFSTIAAETGLPVMLYNIQPRSAINLETPTLMRLARIPNIVAVKEASGNLGQISEVCAQKPEGFRVYSGDDGLTLPMLSLGAHGVVSVAGHVVGDSIAEMIDAFADDPGRSQALHHRLSPVFKALFSAPSPVPVKYATSLRGFQCDRVRLPLVPLDESERRLVEAALSAFQSS; translated from the coding sequence ATGGGAGCCTTTTCGGGTCCGCGCGAATGGGGCCGTTTGCTGACGGCGATGTTGACACCGTTTGGCAAGGACGGGAAAGTCGATTTCAAGGAGGCAGCGCGCCTCGCGGTCTACTTGGTGGACGAACAGCGGAACGACGGCCTGGTCGTGAACGGCACCACGGGAGAATCTCCCACCCTCCGCGAAGACGAGAAGTTTCGGCTGCTTGAGACGGTCCTCGGCGCGGTGGGCGATCGTGCCGCGGTGCTCTTCGGTTCGGGAACCTACAACACCGAGGAGTCGATCCATCTGACGCGCGAAGCCGAGCGGCGCGGGGCGCACGGGATCATGCTGGTGAACCCGTACTACAACCGGCCCGGCCAGAACGGCCTTTACGCCCACTTTTCGACGATCGCGGCGGAGACCGGGCTTCCGGTCATGCTCTACAACATCCAGCCACGCTCCGCGATCAATCTCGAGACGCCGACGCTGATGCGCTTGGCCCGCATTCCGAACATCGTGGCGGTAAAGGAAGCCAGCGGGAATCTGGGCCAGATCTCAGAGGTGTGCGCCCAGAAGCCCGAGGGCTTTCGCGTCTACAGCGGCGACGACGGGCTGACGCTTCCCATGCTGAGTTTGGGTGCGCACGGGGTCGTCAGCGTGGCGGGCCACGTCGTTGGCGACTCGATCGCGGAGATGATCGACGCGTTCGCGGACGATCCGGGGCGGTCGCAAGCGCTCCACCATCGGTTGAGCCCCGTGTTCAAGGCGCTCTTCAGCGCGCCGAGCCCCGTGCCGGTGAAGTACGCGACGAGCCTGCGGGGATTCCAGTGCGACCGGGTACGCCTTCCCCTGGTTCCGCTCGACGAGTCCGAACGGCGTTTGGTCGAAGCTGCCTTGAGCGCCTTCCAGAGCAGCTAG
- a CDS encoding PEP-CTERM sorting domain-containing protein, giving the protein MKRLLILASLATLAASAGAVNLISDGGFELGDVASPQFTGTPWTTQYSYATSNTNGGVDSIWSEGYMRVMDGGKTANNGTTGHGLWDSVTRSEGESFLAVNGSTNTSNIPFVLEQVFSYSGTGLLEVSFDSVNLYRQDVNGASSLSVYLDGTYLGSTSTQLDNTWRTATFSGSVANTGSHTLRIQADTTQASGNDFGLDDIQVTASPVPEPFTMGLAGVALLAAARRRLRKSA; this is encoded by the coding sequence TTGAAACGACTGCTGATTCTTGCAAGCCTTGCGACCCTCGCAGCGAGCGCGGGTGCCGTGAACCTGATTTCCGATGGAGGCTTCGAGCTGGGCGACGTCGCTTCGCCGCAGTTCACGGGCACTCCCTGGACGACTCAATACAGCTATGCGACGTCCAACACCAACGGCGGCGTCGACTCCATTTGGAGCGAAGGCTACATGCGGGTGATGGACGGTGGCAAGACGGCCAACAATGGAACGACCGGACATGGACTGTGGGACTCGGTGACTCGATCCGAGGGTGAGTCCTTCCTGGCGGTCAACGGTTCCACCAACACGAGCAACATCCCCTTCGTTCTCGAACAGGTGTTCTCGTACTCGGGCACGGGGCTCCTCGAGGTCTCGTTCGACTCGGTCAACCTGTACCGGCAGGACGTCAACGGCGCTTCCTCCCTCAGCGTTTACCTCGACGGCACCTACCTCGGTTCGACGAGCACGCAACTCGACAACACGTGGCGGACGGCGACGTTCAGCGGCAGCGTGGCCAACACCGGAAGCCACACGTTGAGAATCCAGGCCGACACCACTCAGGCAAGTGGCAACGACTTTGGACTGGACGATATCCAGGTCACGGCGTCCCCCGTGCCGGAGCCCTTCACGATGGGCTTGGCGGGCGTGGCGTTGTTGGCCGCGGCTCGCCGCAGACTCCGCAAGTCTGCTTAG